A stretch of Haloarcula marismortui ATCC 43049 DNA encodes these proteins:
- a CDS encoding heavy metal translocating P-type ATPase, which translates to MDPTDDPMRESGAGAGERDADTPRLGSEERAFFQVDGMHCATCEAFLESVAEDCEGVVDVAASYVTETVRITYDPDRVSKETLCDTLSTLGYSATLRAGGSDDTPTIIGQSRRSDEPNERGIDEVLGFRYAAGVIFGTFMLLPYAVLLYPAQLSSFFGEGTLDMYASTSGIGGGDGLLILPLFLVLTGVVLVFTGLPLLQGAYVSLKMRQPNTDFLVAITVVSAYVYSTIAFLLGRLDVFYDLTIVVAASVVAAIFYESLSKQRAMDRLTNLTISHVTEARRYGADGTTMVDVHSLEPGERVLVREGERIPVDGVLAESECTVDEAIVTGESLPVSKQAGDEVVGGAVVTNGAAVLTVSDGTTSSIDRLVTSVWNLQSGDHGVQRQADKLASVIIPVVVGGAVLAGLGSLLVGTGIPVAVLTALVVLLVGCPWALGLATPLSVATSIEQAVERGIVIFDETVFERLRNVDVVVFDKTGTLTTGQMDVLEVDAPSDLLETVAALEQRASHPAADAIVNTFAQRNQEGDRSRADGGVADGSDHEYAADITEFTSHATGVEGVVEDTRVLVGNLDLFAELGWSVSEQIETRAAEARTAGHLPVVVGRDGHAEGVVVVGDEPRAGWDDTLTQLNDRDIEIVVLTGDDEAATDFLDSHPAVDHVFAGVPPAGKTATIRRLQSRGQVTMVGDGTNDAPALATADLGISLGGGTALASDAADISIVDDDLAAVETTFDLADAARRRVKQNNGLALLYNGVTMPLAATGLLNPVFAMGAVVATGGLLAANSFRDLLHE; encoded by the coding sequence ATGGACCCGACAGACGACCCCATGCGCGAGTCCGGTGCTGGGGCGGGCGAACGCGATGCGGATACCCCTCGATTAGGGTCTGAGGAACGAGCTTTCTTTCAGGTCGACGGGATGCACTGTGCGACGTGTGAAGCATTTCTTGAATCAGTCGCCGAGGACTGCGAGGGTGTTGTAGACGTGGCAGCAAGCTACGTCACCGAGACGGTTCGTATCACATACGACCCTGATCGCGTCTCGAAGGAAACTCTCTGTGATACCCTGAGTACACTCGGCTATTCGGCAACCCTCCGTGCTGGAGGGAGCGATGACACACCGACTATAATCGGACAGTCGCGCCGGTCGGACGAGCCGAATGAACGAGGGATTGACGAGGTGCTGGGATTCCGTTACGCTGCTGGCGTCATTTTCGGGACGTTCATGCTCCTCCCATATGCGGTCCTCCTCTATCCGGCGCAGCTCTCGTCGTTCTTTGGTGAGGGGACGCTCGATATGTACGCGAGTACGTCCGGGATCGGCGGTGGAGATGGCCTGTTGATCCTCCCGCTCTTTCTCGTTCTGACGGGTGTCGTCCTCGTGTTTACCGGCCTGCCGCTGTTACAGGGTGCGTATGTCAGTCTGAAGATGCGACAGCCGAATACGGACTTTCTCGTCGCGATCACCGTGGTGAGCGCCTACGTGTACAGCACGATTGCCTTTCTCCTCGGTCGACTCGACGTTTTCTACGACCTCACGATCGTGGTTGCCGCGAGTGTGGTGGCCGCCATCTTCTACGAATCACTGAGCAAGCAGCGAGCGATGGATCGCCTGACGAATCTCACTATCTCCCACGTCACCGAAGCCAGGCGGTATGGCGCCGATGGGACGACGATGGTCGACGTACACAGTCTGGAACCCGGGGAACGGGTTCTCGTCCGTGAGGGCGAACGCATCCCAGTCGATGGTGTTCTCGCTGAGAGTGAGTGCACGGTCGATGAAGCGATCGTGACGGGCGAGTCGCTCCCGGTATCGAAACAAGCTGGGGACGAGGTCGTCGGCGGGGCGGTCGTCACAAATGGGGCTGCTGTCCTCACGGTGAGCGATGGGACAACCAGTAGTATCGATCGCCTCGTCACCTCTGTCTGGAATCTCCAGAGTGGGGATCACGGTGTCCAGCGGCAGGCCGATAAGCTCGCGTCAGTCATCATCCCGGTCGTCGTCGGTGGGGCGGTACTCGCTGGATTGGGGTCGCTTCTGGTGGGGACTGGTATTCCCGTCGCCGTCCTGACGGCGCTGGTAGTTCTCTTAGTGGGATGTCCGTGGGCACTTGGCCTGGCAACCCCGCTCTCGGTGGCAACCAGTATCGAACAAGCGGTAGAGCGGGGCATCGTCATCTTCGACGAGACAGTCTTCGAGCGCCTTCGGAACGTCGACGTCGTCGTCTTCGACAAAACAGGGACTCTCACGACCGGCCAGATGGATGTCCTCGAGGTGGATGCACCGTCGGATCTCCTTGAAACCGTCGCGGCCCTCGAACAGCGAGCATCCCACCCAGCGGCCGACGCAATCGTGAATACGTTTGCACAAAGGAATCAGGAGGGCGATCGCTCAAGAGCCGATGGGGGGGTTGCCGATGGCAGTGACCACGAGTACGCAGCGGACATCACCGAATTCACGAGCCACGCGACCGGCGTCGAAGGAGTCGTCGAGGACACGCGCGTTCTCGTCGGGAATCTCGATCTCTTCGCGGAACTTGGGTGGTCGGTGAGCGAGCAGATCGAGACGCGTGCCGCAGAGGCACGAACGGCCGGTCACCTTCCGGTCGTCGTCGGTCGTGACGGTCATGCAGAGGGCGTCGTCGTCGTGGGGGACGAACCACGGGCAGGTTGGGATGACACACTCACGCAGCTGAATGACCGTGATATCGAGATCGTTGTTCTGACCGGTGATGACGAGGCTGCTACTGACTTTCTCGACAGTCATCCTGCCGTCGATCACGTGTTTGCGGGGGTCCCGCCGGCAGGCAAGACCGCGACGATCCGGCGGTTACAGTCCCGGGGACAGGTTACAATGGTTGGTGATGGAACGAACGATGCACCGGCTCTTGCGACCGCAGACCTGGGAATCTCGCTCGGTGGTGGAACGGCACTCGCGTCCGATGCCGCGGATATTTCTATCGTCGATGATGACCTCGCGGCGGTGGAGACGACGTTCGATCTCGCAGATGCAGCTCGTCGGCGTGTCAAACAGAACAACGGGCTAGCGCTGCTCTATAATGGGGTCACGATGCCACTCGCAGCGACGGGGTTGCTGAATCCGGTGTTCGCGATGGGTGCGGTCGTGGCGACCGGCGGTCTCCTCGCAGCGAATTCGTTTCGAGACCTGCTTCACGAGTAG
- a CDS encoding plastocyanin/azurin family copper-binding protein, with protein MERRQVLKTAGILATGGVTGLAGCSSSGNGDGGGEPTTTETQETAGGSGDSNTVMMVTDGSEYYFDPIGLFIESGETVTFEIQSGSHSATAYKEGTSSASVTRIPESAETFNSETLSEQGATFEHTFETTGTYDYFCIPHKTLGMVGRIVVGEPGGPAEGSMPPDGDVPESQTIVDQGSVSYSSFSG; from the coding sequence ATGGAGCGTCGACAGGTTCTCAAGACAGCCGGAATTCTCGCAACAGGTGGCGTAACTGGTCTCGCTGGATGCAGTAGTTCGGGGAACGGAGACGGTGGCGGTGAGCCGACCACGACTGAAACGCAGGAGACAGCTGGTGGGTCTGGAGACTCGAATACTGTTATGATGGTCACTGACGGGAGCGAGTATTATTTCGATCCCATTGGTCTGTTCATCGAATCCGGGGAAACTGTGACATTCGAAATCCAGAGCGGCAGTCACTCGGCAACCGCCTACAAAGAGGGAACGAGCTCAGCATCAGTTACCCGGATTCCCGAAAGCGCAGAAACGTTCAATAGCGAAACGCTGAGTGAACAGGGCGCAACGTTCGAGCACACGTTCGAGACCACGGGGACGTACGATTACTTCTGTATCCCGCACAAGACTCTGGGGATGGTCGGTCGGATCGTCGTTGGCGAACCCGGCGGTCCCGCGGAGGGGAGTATGCCGCCGGACGGAGACGTCCCCGAAAGCCAGACCATCGTTGATCAAGGCAGCGTCTCGTACAGCTCGTTCTCCGGGTAG
- a CDS encoding DUF7260 family protein, with amino-acid sequence MAVDHYGDVYGDSFEASLSAEFGADVLLLISEATTFSPLIKQRLLEAAQQCIDNRRVFLESLQDEFTTLKDVQSTVQEIREAIAELDSTKLQGNSDIELTDRYETLHTLNDECKSWIQQRQEEIHAHRIDRSADVDAYTDLCSYLYEGLEVDYPVLATFVDILEIISQYE; translated from the coding sequence ATGGCGGTCGACCACTACGGCGACGTGTACGGTGATTCGTTCGAGGCGAGCCTCAGTGCCGAATTCGGGGCCGATGTGTTGCTCCTGATCTCAGAAGCGACTACGTTCTCACCGCTCATCAAACAACGGCTCCTCGAGGCCGCACAGCAGTGTATTGACAACCGCCGAGTCTTTCTGGAGAGCCTCCAGGATGAATTCACTACCCTCAAAGACGTGCAATCTACAGTTCAAGAGATTCGAGAGGCGATAGCAGAACTTGATTCTACGAAATTACAGGGGAACTCAGATATTGAACTAACCGACCGATACGAGACGCTTCATACGTTGAATGATGAATGTAAGAGTTGGATCCAGCAACGGCAGGAGGAAATCCACGCTCATCGAATCGATCGGTCGGCAGACGTGGATGCCTACACTGACCTCTGTTCATATCTCTATGAGGGTCTGGAGGTTGATTATCCGGTATTGGCGACGTTTGTCGATATCTTGGAGATCATCTCCCAATATGAGTAG
- a CDS encoding DUF7333 family protein, whose amino-acid sequence MEFDFVRSVAPLVVIVAVAAIALTTVMTSSTVFMMVLPSMIIFSVIAFFLGMKHGEFRASA is encoded by the coding sequence ATGGAATTCGACTTTGTGCGCTCGGTGGCCCCCCTTGTCGTAATTGTCGCCGTCGCGGCGATTGCGCTCACGACCGTGATGACCTCCTCGACGGTCTTTATGATGGTTCTGCCCTCGATGATTATCTTCTCGGTCATCGCGTTCTTCCTGGGAATGAAACATGGCGAGTTCCGCGCCAGTGCATAA